From the Phalacrocorax carbo chromosome Z, bPhaCar2.1, whole genome shotgun sequence genome, the window ACACACGGTTAGGAGCGTGTGGTAGGAGCATGCTGAGCTGCCGCATTGCCTCTGAGTCAAACAAGGAGGCAGAGTCTCTTTCAGCAGgtctccctgctgcctgcatgtGGAAGGGCATCATATGCTCTGTACTTGGCCCATCAATACCTTGGGAAGGCAGTGTCGGCTTCCCTCTattgaaaaaaatgacagacCAGGGAGCAACTCAAGGAGAAGAGCTTCAGTGGAAAATGAATcattctgttggtttttttgttactACCTGTGTCACAGccaatttccattttattaactCAAATAAAAGTATAAACTCAGCCTTTTTATTAGTACTATTTATTGTGAATGTTGAATTGTCATGTAGTTTTGAACTAAGAGATGAACTGATTAGATAGGTAAGTCATATAATTAATTGGAAGACCCTTCTGTGACAATTATATATATCAAAGCCATTCAAGTGAGAAAATGCAACCTTGAAAATGAAGTAGACAGCTTAGTCATTGCTGAAACATACAAGAATATGTGTATTTAGATATTTTACACAAAGGAAATCTTGTTTACAGAAAAGAGACCTTGCTGATTATCTGATACAATCAAGTGCTTGTGAAATATAGTCTCTTACAGAAAGTATTCCATTTCTTCATGATTTAGAGACCTTTCAGCTTGGATTGCTCTCTTTCGTATTCACAACTTGAAGCAGATAGTCCATCAtctaataaaaagagaaaaatattgtttatagACTAGTCCCGAAAAAAGTCATTCACTAAGTTAATAAGCCTAATATATATCTTCTCTGTGTATTCGCATAACAAACACATTCCTAATAATCTTTCCAAAACAGACCTCATTTGTCTTGGTTAGTGTAATAACCAACTGCCAAAGTATGAGGAAAGGCATTCTCCCAAATAATTCTCTCTGCTGTCTCATTTATATAGTGTCTTGTTAGTGTTAAAAAGCCAAGTCATAGAAACAATTTAAAGCTTATTTTCCAACTTACTTTTACACTTAGGCCAACTTGCAGGAGAGACTTCCATGCTGATCTTTAACTACTTTAACTGTAATTTATTCACAGAATAAAGAGCAGACAAGATCTTCATTTGCCTGGTattaactgaaaacagaaaataactcAGGTGCACTACCCTGAGCCTAATTCCCAGAACTACTCTGCTCCTCTCTTTGGCTTTTTTGACTGTTTGTGTGTTACAGCACTTTCCCGACTCTCGGTGAGTCttttagaaatgtcttttttattcTTGAGAAAGGTACAGCACAGTGTGAGCATTAGGGGTGGATAATGCACTGAACGAATTTGAGCTAAGTGAGACCCTGAGTTGAGTTACCTGAAGTAGATGTCTGTATTTACTTCTGCAGCCTTTAGCTTTGGGGACTTCAgaacttaaatttaaaattcaaattttaaattaaatcagcGAAATTTTAATAAGTCCACGAAACAAAGTCCTCATAGTACTTTTCTTCCCAATGCAGCCTGTCTTTGCTTATGTTCATTACACAGGAACACAGGgttgcacacacacagagatagACTCCTTGTGGTTAGCATCTCTGCAAGTGCGTACTCAGCCTATAAGAATTATAGCCCCCCTCGATGGTGTCATTGGTCTTGGGACAGCTATTCCATCAGCTGACAGTAGGGTTCACAATTTACCTTTTTTGGTGACATTTCAATACCTCAATCCAACAGGCCATTTCACAGTGAATAGTAACCTGCTGTAAATATGGTGTCTGGTTCCTCCTAGAATTAGTTTCCCTTTCAAACTCAAACACAATATGGCTGCAAAAGTATTTAATGCCAAGTACTAATTTCTCATATGCACTGCATTATCATCATCAGTTTATTCTACCTGGCCAGCTTCCACCGAGGCAGGTAGCTACATTCATCATTCTTGTACATGGACACCTTCATTACCTGTGGTACAGCAGCACCTTAAACGAAGGTGTTGTCTAACCAAAGTTTGTGCAACATGGAACCCCTCACATCCAGAAAAATCTACAGAATCAAAATCCAGAGGTCATTTATGCTCTTGTATCACTCTGTACATGTATGACTGAATTTCATATGCATACCAGAATTCCAcctttataaataaacaaagcctcctttattaaaaataattactttcattatttaaatgtttagGAAACTGTCACAACCCTCAAAAAAAGTAAAGCACATTCCTTATGAACTTCAGGTCTTCCTCATCTGGAAAGCAGATCTCAAAAAGATCTGTAGCTTAACTTCCAGCTGCTGGGTTTTTACTTTctgaagccaaaggaaaaaCTATACGTTGTAGCTTATCTAGGCTGAATTCAACTGGGTATTTGTGTCCAACAATAGGAAAGCACAGGTTAACTGCTACTTTCATTATTATGTTTTACTTCAAGGTGGAGACAAAGTTACCGTTGAATGCTGGAAATCAAAGGTTCTATGGCAAAATAAGGTTCTGCAAGCTGTCATATATTTTAGTCACATGAAAGATATGAATTTTTTAGTAGTCATTGGGGAAATTTGGATATTCAAGGCAATAATCTCTATTCTATGTATATGTTCAATGTCTTACCCCAAAAATGTGGATATTAATTTAGGGTAGAAGTACAGACGTATGCGTATGATTGAACTTACCAGAGGCAACTTTCAGCCTTCCTAAGTACGATTTATTACCAGACACTTTTAGAAGTCAAAAGACATTTCCCTCTTTACCTAGCATAATGGAATTTGTTAATCTAACTTGATTACAAAGTTGCACACTGCAGAGCTGAAGATGAGATTAATAGTTTCCTTTATAGATAGCATTAATCACAGTTATTATAAACATCACTGTCATAAAGCCATAGCCAGAGAGAAACCTATGGACAGAGTTCATATCAGTGGTGTAAGAGACTTAAATCATGGCTTAATTTAATGGGTAAATTTTTACCCATATTCAAGTCAAAACCAAAGTGTTTACTGACTTCACTGCACCAGGATTTCAGGAGGGAGACTGGGCTGAAGTTAGCCCAAGAATATTAACTATACCATATTACAGTAGaatatgggaagaaaaaaaccctttccaaTAATGTCTTCAAGGGGGTGTGTTAATCCTCTTGTTCTATTTCAACATCACCCAAAAGAATTCCGCAGCTATACCACCATTACTGTACCTGACGCATTATAAAGAAAGTTTTCTATTAAATTCTGCAGTTATGTCATTTAGACCCTGATTACTTTCTGTAAAACCTCTCTGATATCCTTCCACATGTATTTTCTAGGATTTCCTGAAAGAATAGGGGTGAATCTGTTCCAAAGTCTTGTTGTCTTGTGAAATAGTGCTAGTAAGTACATTAACTTGAGGGAAGATGAGGTGGGTCCTAGGCACACATTATAGCTTATTGGTAGCCACAGGCTCATTTTGCAAGACCACAAATGACCACAGTAGCAGTGGCCAGCACCCTCCGCTGGAGGAAAAAGACTTGCATGAGACAAggacagagctgggagcagaaGAAACTCTCCAACCCAGCTGCTCTATCCACTGATCAGCAATACTTCACAAGCTAGGCAAGATAATACCAGCCAGAACAGCAACCGAGGAAGACATTCAACACGATGTGGCTTTATACACAATACCCTTTGCCTTCTTCCCACCCTCTGCATTCACACCTGTCTTTCACACGAGCTTGTTTGTGCTGAGTTAATACAGAACTTGGTGCTGATGTGGTCATCTGAGCATGAGGTGCTAGAACAGCAAAGAATGGAATGACCAAGCTACTTGAAGGGAATCCAGACACTGAAATCTGCTTAATGCTTGCCCAGTTTATGCCCAGTAGCAAATTCATAAAAACACAATCTGTGAGCGACAATCAGTAGAGTCTTACTTTACTGAATGACTTGTGCACGAGATGCATTTCTGCTACTTTCTGGACAATCCACAAGTTAGAGGAAGCTGATATGTtgctgtaaaacaaaatttgaaTATGTGGGACTGTTTTCACAGGTTTTATCTTACTTACATCTTTCCAACTGCTACTGTCATCTGTCTCCCAGGTGTTCCTGGTATACCAGGGAAgctctccttttaaaaagtgagcacttttattttcattccctTCCAGCAGCCGTAGCAAATATTTTGAGATTTCTTCCCACTGCTGATAGTCTTCCAGCTGCTTGATATTTTCAGGTAATGCTGAAAACGGggtcttgttttcttcttcataaaCATAAGGAAAATCTccagtgctttttttccccattaaatgTCCTGTAACAATGACAGTAGCATGAAATTAACCAAAAGAGGTATAGATTTGATTGTTCAAACATCGGCTGGAATTTGTCACTGACTGATAggctggagggaggaaaagggttAGATGATGTCTAAGCTGAAGCACAGCTGAGACTGGAGGTTTTGTCAGTGTCACACACAATTCATTTCCTCTGTCTCTTATGCTACACTGTCAGAGAAAACATTGCTGAGAACGGGGCAGAGATAACCAAGCATTTTGCCTGGAGCTAGGGAGAGGCACCTGATAAGATTTGCTGGAATAATAAGTGAATGGAGAAGCTGTAGGATTTGGACTTTCCCTGCCTTGAGATGGGATGTGGAAACTGTAGTGTAAGCCTATGCTCCCGCACCTTTCTAGGAGCTAATATGCATGCACTTTTGATATACCATGCTTTACTGTCATCAAAATGAAATCAGAGTGGGTTTTATGCTGCGAATGAGGCTactgggaaggagagggggagagacGGCAGCGGAGGAGCCTCCTGCAGGCTGAGTGCCCCAGGGCCCCCGCTGAGAGCGGCGCTCCCCAAGGTGCTGGGCGCGCCTCGGAGTGCTGGGGAGCTCGAGGGTCCCGGCCGGCTACCTTCAGGCTTGGGTCCGGGTTCCTGCACCTGTGAAGAAGGGTAGCGGTAGAAAACATAATCGCCGAATAAACATGTCGAAGGTAGCGGGGAATGCCGCGTTACCCTGCACCCTCTGCCCTGCACAAGGCAGGGGTGCAGAGGCGGAGGCCGAAGTCTGTCTGGGAGGCAGGTCGCTTCCGCAGCAGCGCTGCTCCGCACCCGATGCTCAGAGGCGGCACACGGCCGGTGGCGGACTGCCTGCGGCGGCTGGCCCGCCCTCGGCCACGGGTGCTGGCCCTCGGGGAGACTGCTGCGCCCTGCCCTGATCCTGCCCGCCTCCGGGCAGCGCGCAGGGCCCGCCCGGCGCTCGCAGGTACTGGGGAGCGCCCGTCGGGGACGCGCTCGCACTGCGCCAGCAGGAACAAGAGCGGCCCGGGCGGGGAGGCAGGCGGGACCTCGGCCCCGGGACCGGCCGCCGCGCGTGGAGCCGAGCCGGACCGGCGGGGCGCCCGGTCCCGGGAGGCGGCCGGCGCTGGTGCGAGCCGCAGACCGCCGGTGCGCTCGCAGCGGCCCTCCGCCCCCGTCCGCGCAACTGGGCCCCCGCCGGCAGCAGCCCGCCGCGGCGCCGGCTGGGACAGCGCAGCCGTCCCGGGAGGCCCAGTGGGACGCCAGGCTGCCGCGACCCTGCCCTTGTGGCCGAGGCCGCTGCCCCCGCAGGCACGGAGAGCCGCCGTGGGAGCGGCGGAGCGCCGTCGGGGCGGCGCCGGACGGGCGAGGCGCGGACGGGGGCTGGGCGGAGGGAGGGTCGGGCCGGTCCGGcggcggtggggagggggcggcgggctgccgggcagcggcgggcgggACGGAGACTTACCCACAGCCCAGTGGCTGCCGCGGGGGTAGATCTTGGTGAGCGCGGAGGAGCCGCCGGGCTGCAGGGGCGCCGCGCCGCCCTGCGCCGCCAGCAGCGCCAGCGCCAGCAGCGGCAGAGCGCCAGGCCGCCGGGGGCCACCGCCGCCCATCGTGCCGCTGCCGGTgtcgctgccgccgccgccggtgcTGCTGTCGCCGCCGAGCCGCCCTGCGCTgcgggccggctccggctccgtcTGGGCGAAGCGCTGCCGTCGCTGCCGCCGCCCCCCATTTATACGGAGCCGGGATCGGGCGCGAGCGGAGCTCCCGCGCCTGACGCCTCCTCacggggccggggctgcggccgcccccggccccccgtgCCTCCGTCCTGCctccggcgggggcgggggccgcgGACGACAGCCCCGGGTccccgcccgcctccccgccccggcgggcTGCCGGCAGGGGGGAGGCGAGGGGGTGTCGGCCCCGGCGCTCAGCCCTCGGCGGCGCCGCCACGCTGTCCCCAGGCGCCGCCGCGGGagccccggggcgggcagcAGTTCGACGGTCTTTCACGGGgcctgctggggctggctcCCCTGCCAGCTCGTGCCTGTAGCAGGCCGCAGGGAGTTGCTCCCCGGGGGCTTCATACTTCTGGAGAGAGCGGCCAACGTTTCCCTTGAGGTTATTTTCTCGATCACATTCGAGAAACCTAAACTTCTCATCAGTTTGTTTTCCCCTCAACTCCCTTTGCCTTATGTGGTGTGGTGCTCTGAGGTGGCCTAGGCGGCTGTGAGGGACCTCGGAGCACATGGGATGgatgctgctggtggtgcccaGCGTGCCCCACCAGCCCAGGGCCTCATCTCCTGGGCCCTTGTGCAGGGTGGGCAACAGCAACAGACCCGGCACAGGCTCTGATGGAAAGGATGGCCCTGCTGTGGGAGAGTGGGGCTTGAGAGGAGACATGAGGGGCTTTGACAGTTGCAGAGGAGGTGGGTGAGGGAATGCCGATGGCACTGTGCAGTTTACCCTCTGCCGTGTaggactctgtgtgtgtgtgtgttaagcTTTCCTTGGTAAAAACAGCTTCACGCTGTTGCCACAGACTGGTGGATCAGGGAACGAGGGTGACTCGGTTACATTTCTGttacagtaattatttttctgaagtagaaGTGCCTATAAATGAATCTGTCTTCATTacagaaagcatgaaaatgtTCACAGAAATGGTTTGCTGCTCTAGGCTAAAATGACCAAACAGGTTGAAAAATTTTTacttattggaaaaaaaaacgctccagcatttttttaaagtgggaGGAATATCTGTAAAACAACCAAACTTAAAGGAAGACACCACCTGCAG encodes:
- the GRP gene encoding gastrin-releasing peptide, yielding MGGGGPRRPGALPLLALALLAAQGGAAPLQPGGSSALTKIYPRGSHWAVGHLMGKKSTGDFPYVYEEENKTPFSALPENIKQLEDYQQWEEISKYLLRLLEGNENKSAHFLKGELPWYTRNTWETDDSSSWKDMMDYLLQVVNTKESNPS